The Micropterus dolomieu isolate WLL.071019.BEF.003 ecotype Adirondacks linkage group LG20, ASM2129224v1, whole genome shotgun sequence genome has a segment encoding these proteins:
- the LOC123958656 gene encoding uncharacterized protein LOC123958656 encodes MTGPQRDPADTMFDDLLNLCRELMELRNMWYGASHVSHKEAIVSLTRTKLATNPGAANSFPKWVLDFLRTSADSPAKSTPVPHRVSHEQANRLPASVRPSSPRPASPQRTCSRPASCRLGSILLSCPDSAASPPPVLPVTCSASAASPLHVWPVSCSAGAASPPPSLSACLPAPPTKISEAARAASLWPDSLEARLPPESSFEGSRLAIFSGSRGGHRRRPGHQQRPVCNQRDPRPASAASFLPAHLPDPRPASVASSQPDHQRLLFPRRWPDRHLLHRWSDRLLVPRRWPDRHQLRWWPSRFLFLVLSWWSDRLQRLVSGPWSSAQLSRRWSSAQLCLQSTQALGADLRRGLAVGLLLGPQWVCCLTVGRPANPLNSVAPLICPASWVVPRDAHLNCFALLVCSVDLRVCLLNFCSPLATRDGLLNCVFPLICSACRVVLWDGSRTVLSPWPACATSRTLSSLCLALWPPS; translated from the exons ATGACCGGACCACAAAGGGACCCAGCGGACACCATGTTCGATGACCTGCTCAATCTGTGCCGAGAGCTTATGGAGCTGAGGAATATGTGGTATGGGGCTAGTCATGTTAGCCACAAGGAGGCTATCGTGTCCCTCACCCGAACAAAGTTGGCTACAAATCCTGGAGCGGCCAACTCCTTTCCTAAGTGGGTGTTGGACTTCCTCCGCACCTCAGCCGATTCCCCAGCCAAGTCAACACCAGTTCCTCACCGTGTTAGCCATGAGCAAGCTAACAGGCTGCCAGCTAGCGTCCGGCCGTCATctccccggcctgctagcccCCAAAGGACTTGTTCTCGGCCAGCTAGTTGCAGGTTGGGAAGCATCCTTCTGTCCTGCCCGGATAGTGCTGCTAGCCCTCCGCCGGTCCTGCCAGTAACCTGCTCGGCTAGCGCTGCTAGTCCTCTGCATGTTTGGCCTGTATCCTGTTCGGCTGGAGctgctagccctcc GCCTAGCCTGtccgcctgcctgcctgccccaCCTACCAAGATCTCAGAGGCAGCACGGGCAGCTAGCCTATGGCCTGATAGCCTGGAGGCTAGGCTCCCCCCAGAGTCCTCCTTCGAGGGAAGTCGCCTGGCCATCTTTTCGGGTTCCCGTGGTGGTCATCGGAGGCGACCAGGTCACCAGCAGCGACCCGTCTGCAACCAGCGTGATCCCCGGCCAGCTAGTGCTGCTAGCTTTCTGCCTGCCCACCTGCCTgatccccggcctgctagcgtTGCTAGCAGCCAGCCGGATCACCAGCGACttctgttccctcgtcggtggcccgaccggcacctgcttcaccggtggtccgatcgactcctgGTTCCTCGTCGGTGGCCCGACcggcaccagctccgttggtggccgaGCCGATTCCTGTTCCTAGTGCTCAGTTGGTGGTCGGACCGACTCCAGcgcctcgtgtccggtccatggtcctcagcccagctgtctcgccggtggtcctcagcccagctgtgccTCCAGAGCACCCAAGCTTTGGGTGCCGACCTCCGGAGAGGTCTTGCCGTCGGCCTCCTGCTCGGCCCCCAGTGGGTTTGCTGCCTCACTGTTGGCCGACCTGCCAACCCCTTGAACTCTGTGGCCCCCTTGATCTGCCCGGCCTCATGGGTCGTCCCACGGGACGCCCACCTGAACTGTTTTGCCCTCCTGGTCTGCTCGGTTGACCTCCGGGTCTGCCTCCTGAACTTTTGTTCACCTCTGGCCAcccgggacggcctcctgaactgtgtTTTCCCCCTGATTTGCTCGGCCTGTCGGGTCGTCCTCTGGGACGGCTCCCGAACTGTTTTGTCCCCTTGGCCTGCTTGTGCGACCTCCCGAACTCTGTCGTCCCTTTGCCTTGCCCTCTGGCCACCCAGCTGA